In Crinalium epipsammum PCC 9333, the following are encoded in one genomic region:
- the rpsL gene encoding 30S ribosomal protein S12 produces MPTIQQLIRNARETTKAKTKSPALKQCPQRRGVCTRVYTTTPKKPNSALRKVARVRLTSGFEVTAYIPGIGHNLQEHSVVMIRGGRVKDLPGVRYHIIRGTLDTSGVKDRRQGRSKYGAKRPK; encoded by the coding sequence ATGCCCACCATTCAACAGCTCATTCGTAACGCTCGCGAAACTACGAAAGCAAAAACCAAGTCACCCGCGTTAAAACAATGTCCGCAGCGTCGTGGTGTCTGTACAAGGGTTTATACTACCACCCCTAAAAAACCAAACTCAGCCTTGCGTAAAGTAGCAAGGGTGCGCTTAACCTCTGGTTTTGAAGTTACAGCTTATATTCCAGGAATTGGTCATAACCTGCAAGAACACTCCGTTGTAATGATTCGGGGTGGACGGGTTAAAGATTTACCTGGTGTGCGATATCACATTATTCGGGGAACCTTAGACACATCGGGTGTGAAGGATCGCCGTCAAGGTCGTTCTAAATATGGTGCCAAGCGCCCCAAATAA